The genomic stretch CTCGGCCTTCAGCAAAGGGGTCACCAGTATAATCCCGTCAACCCGGCGGGATAGCATCATCTTCAGGTAGGAACACAGTGCCTCGGGATCGTTCCGGGTATTACAGAGAAAAACCGTACTCTGTTTGTTGTACGCCACCGTTTCGATCCCGGAGATGATCTTTTGGCAGGTGCTGTTCTCTATGTTGGGAACAACCAGAGCGATCGTATGAGTCCTGGCACGATTGAGGCCCCGAGCGAACCAGTTGGGGGTATAGTCCTGTTCCCGCATGATCTCAAGGACCCGTTGACGGGTCTCGGGAAGAACCTTTTCCGGGTGGTTCAGAACGCGTGATATTGTCGCCACGGAGACACCCGCCATTTCCGCGATGCCTTTGATATTCACACCCATATCGCCCTTGCCATATGCCTCAAGCATACCATCTCTAGCCGAAAAAGAAAGATCCCAGAAATACGTTGACAACAGGGACATTCACTTGTATATGTAAAAGAAGGGATGTAACTAGTTACATCCCAAATTCCTGAGGAGGTTCCGATCATGGACAATACCAGGCCGCAGCACGTAGATACCGATTATTCCCTCGAAATGGTTCCGACTACAGCCCGCAAGGGTTTTTGGCCAATGTTTGTAATCATGCTTGGCTTCACCTATTTCTCGGCAAGCATGAGTGTCGGTGCCAACCTCGGAAACGGCCTGGATCTCACGGGCTTTCTCTGGGCCATTCTTATCGGAGGGGTAATCCTTGGCGCGTACACCGGTATCCTGGCCTACATCGGAAGCACCACAGGGTTGAGTCTCGACCTGCTTGCACAGCGGTCGTTCGGGTCTCTTGGATCCTACCTGCCATCGGCACTCATCAGTTTTACCCAGATTGGCTGGTTTGGTGTGGGGGTGGCCATGTTTGCGCTCCCTGTGGCAGAACTTTCGGGAATCAGCCCCGTTCTCTTGCTGATCCTGGCAGGAATTCTCATGACCGCATCGGCCTACTTCGGGATCAAGGGGCTCGAGGTAGTCAGTTTCATTTCTGTCCCTCTCATCACCGTCCTTGGAATATACTCCATGGTGACGGCCACCGTGCACGGAGGTGGGCTGACGGCAATTTTTGCCCGCTCGGCGGGTGATCTTACCATCTTTGCTGCTGTCGGCATGGTTATCGGGTCCTTTGTAAGCGGGGGAACAGCCACTCCCAACTTTGTCCGTTTTGCCCGAACCCACAAGATTGCAGTCATTACGACGGTTATTGCCTTCTTTATCGGGAACACCCTGATGTTTGCCTTCGGAGCTGTTGGGGGAGCCTTCACCGGAATGGATGATATTTTCTACGTGATGATTGCCCAGGGTCTTGCCATACCGGCAATCCTGGTACTGGGAGCAAATATCTGGACCACCAACGATAACGCTCTCTATACATCAGGTTTGGGGCTCTCGAATATCACAAAGATCCGCAAACGACCGATGGTGCTGATCGCAGGCGCAATCGGTACGGCAACAGCAATGTGGCTCTATTTCAACTTCATCGGATGGCTCAGCTTTCTCAACGCAACACTCCCCCCTGTGGGAGCTATTATTTCCCTGGACTTCTTTATGCATCGCGATAAATACACTCAAGACACATCGCCTGACCAGACAGTCAACTGGGGAGCTATTATCGGAGTCATTGCAGGAGCCCTGGCGGGAAACTTTGTGAGTGCAGGGATCGCTGCTGTGAACGCCATGGCGGTTGCCCTTATCTGCTATTTCATTGCCGATACGTTTATCTATGGGAAGAAGGCCTGACTCCCCCTGCCGGCACTGAAAGGGAACGACGATGCTGATACGAAACCTGTATATTGAGAACGCAACGGAGCCGATGGACATACGAACCAGGGACGGTATCTTTGAGACGATTGCCCCCGACCTCACTCCGTTGCCCGGAGAAGAAGCAATTGATTGCGGAGGAAAGCTTGCCCTCCCTCCCTATGTGGAAGCACACATCCATCTGGATACCTGCCTCACGGCGGGAGACCCCGTGTGGAACCGTTCCGGGACCCTCTTTGAAGGAATCGAATGCTGGAGCAAGCGAAAAGAGAAGCTTTCGAAAAAAGATGTAAAAGACCGGGTGACGCGAGCCGTCCGAAAGCAGGCAGCCCGGGGTGTCCAGCATGTTCGAACCCACGTGGACGTGACAGATCCTTCACTGATAGCACTGGAGGCGATTCTGGAACTCAGAGACGATCTGAGAGACCTCATGGACATCCAGATTGTTGCCTTTCCCCAGGAAGGGATTCTGAGCTACCCCGGCGGAAAAGAGTTGTTGAAGAAAGCGGTTGAGCTGGGGGCTGACGCAGTGGGAGGGATACCACACTTTGAGTTTACCCGGGAGTACAGCGTGGAATCCCTCAATTTTGCCATGGAACTGGCTCAGAAACATGACAGACTCGTTGATATTCATTGCGATGAAATAGACGACGATGCGTCTCGGGGACTTGAGACGGTGGCCACACGAGCCCTGGAGATGGAACTGTTTGACAGGGTTACGGCAAGCCACACCACCGCCATGCACTCCTACAATAATGCCTATGTGGTACGGCTCATGCGCCTCCTGAAGATGAGCAAGATCAATTTCATCGCCAATCCCCTGGTGAACACCCACTTGCAGGGAAGAATGGACACCTACCCGAAGCGGCGAGGCATTACACGTGTGAAAGAACTGATGGCAGAGGGAATAAACGTGGCCTTTGGAAACGATGATCTCTTCGACCCCTGGTATCCCCTGGGAAACGGCAATATGCGGGATGTGGTGTTTCTGGGCCTCCATGTGTGTCAACTCATGGGGTACGACGATATCATGGAGGCCTACAAACTTGTCACAGAAAATGCCGCAAAAGCACTTCATCTTGGCGAAGATGAGTACGGAATAAAACCCGGAAATCCAGCGAGTTTCATCGTGGTTGACGCCGAAAACTACTACGATGCCCTGAACAATAATTCCACTCTTCTCTATTCGTGCAGAAAGGGGGCACTCATCTTCGCAGGATCATCACCTGCGGGAACACTCTACCTCTGAGCCTGTCGCCCCTTTGGCGGGGTGATAACCTTCGGGGAACGCCCACGGGAAGACGCGAAGATCTTCCCGTGGTATGCTCCGCTATGGACTATTTTCACTGGCTCAGAACACGACGAACGATCAGGAAATATACCGAAACTCCCATTTGCGAATCCCATCGGGCTATCCTGGAAGAAGCTGCTCTTCGGGCTCCCTCTTCGCGGTCCCTGCGCCCTTGGGAGTTCATCTCCGTCACCGACTCCCGGATTATACACAAACTTTCCCGGGTTAAGGTCCACGGCTCGGCTTTTCTGGCAGAAGCTCCCTACGCCATGGTTATCATCGCCGATCCCCGGACCTGTGATGTCTGGATTGAAGACTGTGCCATTGCCGCCTGGACTGTGCAGTCCGCCGCCGAGAATCTTGGTCTTGGCTCGTGCTGGATACAGCTCAGAAACCGAAGCGACTCTGCAGGAAGATCGTCCCGGGACGCCCTGGCCGAAGTCCTGGACATCCCTCCACATTACGACGCCCTGGCGATTATAGCGGTGGGGCATCCCGCAGAATCACCCCTCCCTCATCCCGAAACGTCTCTTCTCCGGGAGAAGATCCACCTGAACCGCTTCGGGAACCAGGGGTAGCGATCCCGTTAATAAATATTCAATATTCAATATTAGGGATTGACAATATTTAAAAACCGAAATACGCTTCGATCCATATGAAACTCATGAACCAACCCTCCCGAAGCAATCGATCCACGGGGGCTGGAAAGCCCCGATACTACATGAAGAAGAACCGGATTTTCTCGCGAACACGACGGATATCCTGGTTACTGGTGCCCCTTTTTGCCCTGGGCGCGCTCTATCTTCCGCTGCTTGGACTGGGAGTTCTTGGTATCATGATAATCATCACAGGTACCGGGTTTTTTCAGGGAAGGTTCTTTTGCGGCCGCCTGTGTCCCCACGGCAGCCTCTTTGACCGATTCATGTTGCCCCTATCGCTCAACAGGAAGATCCCCTCTTTCTTCACTTCGCCGGTGACAAAATGGGGGTTCTTTTCGCTCTACATGGTAATGTTCGCCCTGCGCATTGGCCAGGTCGTGCC from Alkalispirochaeta americana encodes the following:
- the codB gene encoding cytosine permease, which produces MDNTRPQHVDTDYSLEMVPTTARKGFWPMFVIMLGFTYFSASMSVGANLGNGLDLTGFLWAILIGGVILGAYTGILAYIGSTTGLSLDLLAQRSFGSLGSYLPSALISFTQIGWFGVGVAMFALPVAELSGISPVLLLILAGILMTASAYFGIKGLEVVSFISVPLITVLGIYSMVTATVHGGGLTAIFARSAGDLTIFAAVGMVIGSFVSGGTATPNFVRFARTHKIAVITTVIAFFIGNTLMFAFGAVGGAFTGMDDIFYVMIAQGLAIPAILVLGANIWTTNDNALYTSGLGLSNITKIRKRPMVLIAGAIGTATAMWLYFNFIGWLSFLNATLPPVGAIISLDFFMHRDKYTQDTSPDQTVNWGAIIGVIAGALAGNFVSAGIAAVNAMAVALICYFIADTFIYGKKA
- the codA gene encoding cytosine deaminase — encoded protein: MLIRNLYIENATEPMDIRTRDGIFETIAPDLTPLPGEEAIDCGGKLALPPYVEAHIHLDTCLTAGDPVWNRSGTLFEGIECWSKRKEKLSKKDVKDRVTRAVRKQAARGVQHVRTHVDVTDPSLIALEAILELRDDLRDLMDIQIVAFPQEGILSYPGGKELLKKAVELGADAVGGIPHFEFTREYSVESLNFAMELAQKHDRLVDIHCDEIDDDASRGLETVATRALEMELFDRVTASHTTAMHSYNNAYVVRLMRLLKMSKINFIANPLVNTHLQGRMDTYPKRRGITRVKELMAEGINVAFGNDDLFDPWYPLGNGNMRDVVFLGLHVCQLMGYDDIMEAYKLVTENAAKALHLGEDEYGIKPGNPASFIVVDAENYYDALNNNSTLLYSCRKGALIFAGSSPAGTLYL
- a CDS encoding nitroreductase family protein, with protein sequence MDYFHWLRTRRTIRKYTETPICESHRAILEEAALRAPSSRSLRPWEFISVTDSRIIHKLSRVKVHGSAFLAEAPYAMVIIADPRTCDVWIEDCAIAAWTVQSAAENLGLGSCWIQLRNRSDSAGRSSRDALAEVLDIPPHYDALAIIAVGHPAESPLPHPETSLLREKIHLNRFGNQG